A single Streptomyces sp. 2114.4 DNA region contains:
- a CDS encoding APC family permease, giving the protein MPYTPVASAAPERDPRSATVKDAPGAPQLTRSIGVVGGTLLTLSCLTPASSLFVIVPDSFATLGTGTALTIAIAALLCIGVAFTYSELGTLIPSSGGEYAMVGTLMGRLAGWLVFVLSLIVVMIVPPIIALGTADYLAPIIQLDPQYTAAAVMLLATAMGLLDLRANAWITGIFLVLEVVACAVVAFLGFTHTHRSASVLVHPVIDAGHGHGTAVTAGLIVAGLATALFILQGFSTAVYLAEEMENPRRNVSRTVLWTLGIGAAVVLVPVVAITLGAPDLKTLGAGDVAGMVQEWSNSGVGTFVSLCIALAIINAAIVMVIQNSRVVFSSARDAAWPTAVNRVFSHVGRRFGSPWAATLAVGVPGAALCFVNLDTLSEVTGVAVAAMYVFVALGALVSRRGEHKHRPAWRMPLWPAVPALLIVVLAWVLCRQSTTSLVITGLIVAVAALYWLCYLRPRQETHWVIAVPEDEQAPAPEPSTASLSA; this is encoded by the coding sequence ATGCCCTACACGCCTGTTGCCTCCGCAGCTCCTGAGCGGGACCCCCGCAGTGCGACGGTGAAAGACGCCCCCGGCGCTCCCCAGCTCACCCGGTCGATCGGTGTGGTCGGCGGCACCCTGCTCACGCTGTCCTGTCTGACCCCGGCATCCTCGCTCTTCGTGATCGTGCCGGACTCGTTCGCCACCCTGGGCACGGGCACCGCACTGACCATCGCCATCGCGGCACTGCTGTGTATCGGGGTGGCCTTCACCTACTCCGAGCTCGGCACGCTGATACCGAGCTCCGGTGGCGAGTACGCGATGGTGGGCACGCTCATGGGCCGCCTCGCCGGGTGGCTGGTTTTCGTTCTTTCGCTGATCGTCGTCATGATCGTGCCGCCCATCATCGCCCTGGGCACCGCCGACTATCTGGCACCGATCATCCAACTGGATCCGCAGTACACCGCCGCCGCCGTGATGCTGCTGGCCACCGCCATGGGCCTGCTCGATCTGCGCGCCAACGCCTGGATCACCGGCATCTTCCTGGTGCTGGAGGTCGTCGCCTGCGCCGTGGTCGCGTTCCTCGGCTTCACCCACACCCACCGCTCCGCGTCCGTGCTCGTGCACCCCGTGATCGACGCCGGACACGGTCACGGCACCGCCGTCACCGCGGGCCTCATCGTGGCCGGGCTGGCCACCGCGCTCTTCATCCTGCAGGGCTTCTCCACCGCCGTGTACCTCGCCGAGGAGATGGAGAACCCCCGCCGCAACGTCTCCCGTACGGTGCTGTGGACCCTGGGCATCGGCGCGGCCGTGGTGCTGGTCCCGGTGGTCGCGATCACTCTCGGCGCCCCCGACCTGAAGACCCTCGGCGCCGGTGACGTCGCCGGAATGGTGCAGGAGTGGAGCAACTCGGGCGTCGGTACGTTCGTCAGCCTCTGCATCGCCCTGGCGATCATCAACGCGGCGATCGTGATGGTGATCCAGAACTCCCGTGTGGTGTTCTCCTCGGCGCGTGACGCGGCCTGGCCGACGGCCGTCAACCGCGTCTTCTCGCACGTCGGCCGGCGCTTCGGCTCCCCCTGGGCGGCCACGCTCGCGGTGGGGGTCCCCGGTGCGGCCCTGTGCTTCGTCAACCTCGACACCCTGAGCGAGGTCACCGGCGTGGCCGTGGCCGCGATGTACGTCTTCGTCGCGCTGGGCGCCCTGGTCTCGCGCCGCGGGGAGCACAAGCACCGGCCGGCCTGGCGGATGCCGCTGTGGCCCGCGGTCCCGGCGCTGCTGATCGTGGTGCTGGCCTGGGTGCTCTGCCGGCAGAGCACCACGAGCCTGGTCATCACCGGCCTCATCGTGGCCGTCGCCGCGCTGTACTGGCTGTGCTACCTGCGCCCGCGCCAGGAGACGCACTGGGTGATCGCGGTCCCCGAGGACGAGCAGGCTCCCGCACCGGAGCCGTCCACGGCCTCGCTGTCCGCGTAG